The following nucleotide sequence is from Perca flavescens isolate YP-PL-M2 chromosome 20, PFLA_1.0, whole genome shotgun sequence.
atacatgatgtaatgaagagaaaaaaggtGTGCAGATGACTGAAAAAGCTGATAAGTCCCAGCTCTGCAGTGTGATGCCACAGCCACTCGTACTTCCCCGTGACagcaaaatgtgacatttgtgttgtTTGAAAAAGGGGAAGTGTGAGCGGCTAAATAACAGAAGGAAACTGGGGGAGGGAAGGACAAGTGTACATGAGCTAAGGTGATAACCCCATTTACACAATGCACATCTTAACAAAAGAAGTAATTTAACGTAACTTAACCCTCCAAAAAATACTCGTTCACATGAATTTAACTTCACTCAAAAATGAATTGTTGAAGTAATAACTGAGTTGGTGTGAGTTCACTTAACTTTGTGGGACATTTTAAGTACAGAAATATGATTCCAGTTCGTTCTGTTGACTTAGGCTATTCTCTTTAAGTTGACCTTATAACAGAATTACAAAAATGGAAGCCTTGCTGCCAAGTGTGGCTTAGGTTTTTGTCTTAgattttttcatttaatgttaTAAATCATATTGTGCCCAAGTAAACTTAAAGAATGCCAATAATAATTCCAATAATTCTTAATGATACCCAAGCATAAATATTTGATGGCAGTCTTgtaaaaactattttgataagtACATTCGTCTTGtggtcagatttttttatttttatttaacctttatttatacaggtaATCTCATTGAGACACAGGGTCTCATTTTCAAGAGAGACACATTTgggacaatacacaacatcagtTACGGACAGACAAACAGATTACAATAGTATACACAAGATTTACtatatacaatatttaaacgaaaactaactttctgtcatattttctgaaactgaccctatgttccagtagaactacatgtaAGAatgcaggtaataaaaaaaaaagaagagaaaaatccagctcctctggcaccacctactaGCCTGGTGAgcccgtcctgatctggcgagctccagttttccactcgcagatcagtctggcatcttgaggcagagaaaatttggagctgttagccaaacgaccgaccaatcggcgttggttttgaggcgggttaggtggtgatagacagatggtttatccaatcagctaaccagtattttcagacagcggtagccctaattctgttagccgctctctaatgcttttttctcttggatccttcttttagAATATAGACCGGGAACCTGAAttggtgacttttattcctaaattctcgttacacaaacggcaaatatcctttaccgacatgttgcttgcttttgagctatgctttgcctgcagcagcaggggcgggcttgtggttgtattttgatacgcttcgtggatctgattggttgatttggcccgtctatcgcCAACATAgctgatagacagatggttcatccaatcagctaaccagtattttcaccccttcccaaaagttctccaacggaaagttcccagatggatatgccgagcaaatgcgaagcaatccatcaggcggagtcaggttaaccacctccagcctgtagtgtgatatGCAAAAACCCACCGCTCCaggttcagatgcaccaatcagggccagggggggtgtctaactgcatgtcaatcactgctcatgcacatgcattcattctcccttttattttgaaatacccactttatatttattcatttttttaattaaaaatagtttgtttttaatttaaatgtctggaagagctcagtaatgaaattgtcacattttagttgctttttgtaaatatacaAATGTACATGTAACTGATTGTGTTAAATGTATCATCTAGTATTGGTCGCAGGCCcctaaattgaattgaaatcgTATCACGGCAGACTTTTAAGATATCAGTAAATATTCTATCGTTGTCCAACGCatcgatataatattgtatAGTGATAAAACATGTGATTTACACGCCTAATATTTAGTagctacaacaacaacaacaaggaaaAGAAACCGTGAgagcatttttgttgttttatcatGGAGATATCATACAACCATTTTTTTATGGTTGAAAAATGTATAGTTACCCAATATCTACCCATCATTAAACTTATTGGGATATATAACTCGACTGAGCCATCTGAAAATACACAATGAAGGGCCTGAAAAACTGAACCCATAAATGGGTAACCCCTTATTTCCAAATCATCTCAATAAGTTTTGTGTAAAGATCTCTGATTAATGACGAGATGAAATCGTACGTCCCTGAGTCTGCACACATGACTTTTACATTAAACCGAGATAATAATTcacatatgttgtttttatctGTGTGTCTACAGCCTTGTGTTTCCTGAGAGGACATTTTATCTTTGCGCAAAGACGGGTGTGGAGGCAGATGAGTGGATCAAACTCCTGAGGTGGAAAATGGTGAGTTTGTTCAGACTGCATGTTTTACAAAAGTGGGATATTTCAATACAATACGATAATGAAAGAACTATTGATAATGTGTTGCGCATCTCTGGAAATATAGCAAGGTCCCGCAGTCATGTTAGCCAATAGTTGCATTACAATTACAACATTTGATAACACAGTAGCTGTCTGAGGGAGGATTTCTGCTTTGAGTAAACAGTATGTCATACAGCTTGTGTCATATTAACCCACTTCCTTAATTCTTCCACCGCTGATCCTctgctggttaaaaaaaactttaccctgtgtcgcaacagccactgctaatgcttgcttatgagggaattactgtaattgttggggttttggaatttatagagtgtggtctagacctactctatctgtaaagtgtctcaagataacttttgttatgatttgatactataaataaaattgaattgaatgttatCCTCACATTTACTAACACCCTTTATCCTgggggtcaatttgaccccagcgatttaaagctatagctatagcgcgtagtttctgtctcccccccaATGTGGAATTCTAAGTAAAGACAGCAGAAATGTCGGCACTGTCCACATCAGAGCTGTAATCAAGCCTTAAAAGTTTGGCCCGACAAGGCCCGAGCCCTAAAGAATTCGGCCCGAacccgacaagtacattttttattgaCAGCTTTTAAAAGGccgaacccgtttacagcccgacattattcaaatgtgcgcacgcacgcagctcttttgccttttgtgaagaatgagtcatttataaaaaaaatgttaacatcatttattcatgactaacgtagactataggccacttggaagttggaagttggaaccaagaaataaaataagttctccagaggccagcctccgtttcacctcctcagcatccatttacGCGCTAGtcgaaacgcatcacctgaccgctcattaGCCGTGGAACATGGGGGGCAAGCCCGCCCGAGCCGAGCCgtgcaaagatcttcagctctagtccacatgatacaagccctTTTGTGATCACGCAGCACCCccgcccctcctccacgcagttgctagtagccaaggaggacacagattGGTAACTCCAGTactagttgtattttacgtgtgggGGAATGCACGATTGAAATTGGatcttcagtgtttttttttcatctctgtgtttagtccctcgctgctgcattttttttggGATTGTTTACAGCCGTAACACTTCCTTTTCAGCGGTTCCTTACCCAGGGCGTTATCACATGCAATTCTATGACCATTCAGTCCTTCTGCCACGTCTAGTACCACCCTCATGCCCCGATTCTCCCTTCAGGTGCTTTCCCAGTTCATACCTGCATACTCTAGGCATAGCTAAAGTGTGAATGCCGCCCATATTTTGAAAGTATATTTGTCCGGGTTGTTTGGTATGTATTGTCTGAAGGGACGGTGACAAGGAAATGCAACCACATATTCATCCACAGTCACGTGGGGGCCTGGATTGTAATGAGAGGGTAATTGCTGGAATCTGTTGGAATTGTTGATTGTTGAATCTGTGTCTGGAACCTGGGGAAAATGTGTTTGCACTGTGAAAGAATGCTGCATCAGTGGGGGACTAAGCATAGGGTTAGTCCATTTATTTCAACCAGCTGGAGAGTTATGAATGCTGGGAAAATGTTAGCCCGACAAGCCACACcaacatcaagatgttgggtctgggaactcaccattggcaagGCTCTatccgaggggcgggacaaacggctgtctttcaaattccctctgcacgcaataggatagcgctacaaccaaccagagcaacgctagttgatagattaaacttttgccgtatccggtcggccaaactccaaacacatcttccttttttaagaatgatttcagtggcgttctttgttcttttctccaagtcttccagagtcgcggccaaagccaattcgaaagaccgctgttcgccagcagcagcagcggcagccatcttctttgtgtTCAAGTAGcggggaattcacgcggaaccgtcgcaactctgccgtccttacgttaagcccgcccaccgactctatacacgatgtgattggcctgaccatagtttggtttttccagctcgcaagccaacggagatttctaggctagggacatttattaataaactcaaaatgtttttaacgaACTCATTTGATGGTTTTAAGGGAAAGCTCAGTGGGCCGGTTTATTCAACTCAAAGTCGTAGAAGAAGGCGACTTGAGCTCAAGTGTTCGGAAGGTGGCAGCAGCCGTTTTATGTTGACTTGGCTTAAAACTAACAAACTTAACAGTATTTAGAAGATCAGTTGATTTCACTAAGCTGCATTCTGCGTTTTTGGACACTCTTTGTTTCCAGTCACAGATAAGCAAAGGTCGATGACTGCTGTCAGTGGGACTCCCTGGAGATGGAAAGAAGACGTCCCAGATGCTCTGCTGGAGGAACAATGAAGAACAGCACCGTTGAAAACTGAAGAGTAAACTCCAGTATGAGTAACACTGGCACACAGTGTTGTGACTGGAGGCTAACTACTTATGCTTATGATAGGCCAGAGATAAGCGGAAATGGAAGAGGTCTTACTTTGCTGCTGTTCTTACCCAGAGCATGTTTGTTCCTAGTGTGTTTAATATgatcattttaatttaacaacTATTTACTTAAAAGGATGTTTCTTTCTTCAATTTATATTCTATAAAACCAAAAACCTGTGtctcaatactttctgacttcctgTCCTTGGCGCTCAGCtccaagcccattggttcctactgGTGAGGAAAAGGCTCATTGATATATAGTTAATAGCAACAGCTGGCCACTTTTCTTTGTTAGCAAACAACAGTTAAACAGAAGGGAAATTATGCATTTCTTGTCTTATTTACTCTCTGTCGTTTGTTTTATATTTCCAGCATCAatgtgtatgtgggattgactaaaaaataaactacagtgcgtGTGTTCatggaacatgtcacccagcgCAACCGTGTGGTCATTGATGTGTGGAATGGAGCTCTGTgggacagaggaagaagatgtATCAGGCTGTGTAGGCCTCATGAAGCTTAATTAATCATGGTCTTTATTTTATGAGCCCACCAGATGGCAGCGTTGtggtcaagaccacctaaacccgagaccaagtcatcaccaagacccgAGCGTATCGAGACCAAGAGAAGACCAAGACTTGGAGGggttgagacagagacaagaccaGACCAGTGTGAGTCCCACACTGCACGACACAATATAACGTGGAAAATGCTAACCAtaggtagggttgggcatcttATTGATATATACAATTTTCATTCCACTCCTGAATCTTCCGTCCGATTCCAGTTCTtataggctacgttcacaccgcaagtcttaatgcttaattcagatttttttagctcctatctgattttttttgtttacattacctttttaaaatgtggcctgtatcagattccagtgtgaactgtttgcgattttgaactgacccgcatgcgcaaaagcacgctgttgcactaaagttatggaggttatggaggaagtaagcattttcgcttttatttcaaaatgtttgtgtaatggcagccgtaagattaatgagcaggtgctgaggaggagaagaatgaagagaaggagaaacaaattggctattttggtcttttctttactgtctgtgtctcggGCTAACTCCCGCCGgcgcataattgtgacaaatgtcgatgtagattgacgtaaaagtcgcatcaaatccggggcgcctggttagctcacctgttGGAGCGGTCACCCATGTCTAGAggttactccttgacgcagcggccgcgggttcgactccgacctgcagccctttcaaatctaagctgtcctatataaataaaggcctaaaatgccccaaatcaaatcgtaaaaaaaaaaaaaaaaaaaaaaaggaaaagttgcatcaaatccgccttgtttgttcacactgcggccgcGTTAAAAAAAGatcagacctgggtctgattcaggaccacatagttttacagttttaccggcttttttcaatgtaaaataaagccacaaaaCACAAGAAGCACCTGGAAGTACTGTggtgcatgttaaatttggaacttATGATCAGATTTCGAAACCAAAATTTCCAAGTGAttccgatttaaaaaaaaaaaaaaaaaaaaaaaaaaaaaaaactatttcattggaatcgtaatttctgaaacaattccaagttggaaccggttcttGATGCCCGATCCTAACCATAGGTAGTCCTCAAACTGATCTTAAAGATCCacaatcctaaaaaaaaaacactaacttattttcttcttcattaaCCTCTTTTAATTGCCGTAAGTGTGTTATAAGAAATGCTGGTaaaactttacttgaaggtatctgagtgacatgacactgtcatgaacacatgacactgaaccctaacttgtcatgacaaaaaaccgAATACCACTTAATGACggaagtgttatgtcataaacgtttatgacagtATCGTGTCAcacttatgtagataccttcaagtaaagtgtaaccgaaataacttgataaaataatcaaaaggcagttgtggtcttggctggttttaaaatataatccagagtcctctttatctgagACCGAGACCTTGAAAAGTGGTCTCAGGTTCGATCTCGAGACCAAGACCGATCTTGAGTGCTACAACACTgctagatggcgctcttggtttaaagTAAAAAGGCTCAAACTATGACAGTTCAGCCCACTGAATTatttttgttgaacagagagtgtCATCtattgggctcagaaaataaagaaaattgtTTATAAAGCTTAATCTGGCCATCACTGCTTTTAACCTGTAGCACAGGAATATCTATTTAGCATGAAAGGCATCACATGGAaattatatacatttaaaacctgaaaacaatgaaaaaaggcAGGGAGTCCACTTTAGGTGctaaaaatgaaacatttattCAGACTTCTTGACATTTTGATTTGACATAAACTCTTGTCTAAGCTTTAAAAATGCACCTAAATTCAACAGAAAATGGCAGAAAGCAAAGTCGACAACGAAAAGGGAACAGGAAAATTCGATCATGATGTAAACCGATGAAGATGATAACTCTTCCAAGTCATTACTTGGAtagagctgtaaaaaaaaaaaaaaagtttttttcataCAGGaactgaatgcaccatgagAGACGGGGAGAGATCCAGACTGGTGATCCTGTCAGTCAGAGCTTATGTCACCTCCACTACCTGCCTCAGCTCCTCTATTAGTGGAGCCAACTCCTTCTCCAGACTCATGATGAGAcctgaggacacacacagtgtacTGGTGTCACTTCACAGCACTATAGTAGATGTTCAACAAACAtggaaacgtgtgtgtgtgtgtgtgtgttagggctgtgcaatgaaTCAAATATTAATCATGATcatgattttggctcctaacgatcacaaaaacaacataaagtaatttcaattttgaccaaaataatcataattattttccataatcaagcagcccgtgtgtgtgtgcgcaactaattaaaatgttaattgCGATTATCATTGTGGCTCCCaaagatcacaaaaacaatgtaatcgagaaaaacgatGATTTTTAACGTTACGTTTAGCAAGTGgactcttattttgtctggtgttctgaatggaaaaaaacatttaaaacgggaaaagtattaaagggaaatttcacagttaaaggtgttttcactgttaagttcaataaatgcaacatctttccaaaagttaATAAGCAATCGTGTTaaatgatttcaatattgaccacaATAATCgggattatgattttttttttacataatttgtgtgtgtgaataagaagtgcaacaacaaaaacagttaTTACAGTGGACCGAGGTGAACAGTGTACATAGATCATTGAAAGAGATGTTACCTGTGTTGGCGTTGCTACTGGCAATGAAACTGATGACCAGCGGTAACCGattgaactgcacaatctgttcGACACAAGAGACACAACAGACGTGTTGGGCCAAAAACCGGGTAGAGTTCAGAAAACAAAAGGCAACGGTCAGCTGACTGATGGCTTGGTGCGTCTTCGGAACAGATGAGTTTGACTGAAGGCATTCccagtgctcatattgtgctcattttcaggttcataattgtatttagaggttgtaccagaataggtttgtAGTTTAAATTTCAGAAAAcactatttttgttgtactgcacattgctgcagctcctcttttcaccctgtgtgttgagctctctgttttagctacagagtgagatatCGTTCTaatgttccatctttgttgggagtcgcacgtGAGCAGTAAGTATGGCTAGcttgtcagaagcagagtatgagggcgtgtcctgacagtacctaggtaaggactactagccagtcagaagcagagtatgagggcgtgccctgacagtacctaggtaaggactactagccagtcagaagcagagtatgagggtgtgccctgacagtacctaggtaaagactaatagccagtcagaagcagagtatgagggcgtgccctgacagtacctaggtaaggactactagccagtcagaagcagagtatgagggccctgacagtagctaggtaaggactactagccagtcagaagcagagtatgagggccctgacagtagctaggtaaggactactagccagtcagaagcagagtatgagggcgtgccacgctagcagctaggcgagcattataacgtctgttacaaagtgaccacgttggtctctgaagtaaaggctggactacaatagagctgtttggagcagtttgtgaacagtgttttctgttggagatggtaagtccctttgggggggggactttgggctttttcactttgtaaacctataacatgcacaaaaaagatatataacacaataaaggaaagggaaaaagccaaaaagcataatatgagcactttaaattattTGAGTGATcaatttcatcacttttttttttagccatttGAGAAGTTATTTCCCTGAGCTACTTTCATTTGATTCTTAACtttgaagcactttgtaaagtCTGCTTCACTACGAGCTCTATAGAGCAATGACGCTGACTGAGAGATTACCTGGTAAGTGTTGTAGTAGCAGATTATGCTCTTGTTCTTGGAGAGGCCCAGCTTGCTGCCCTGATCGGTGGCCAGAGCAAAAGTAGACAGGAAGCCAGGTCTCAGAGCGTGGACCGGGGCGTTGTCGTTGGCAACTGCAGGGACACAGAAGCCACGTCAACGACAATAACCTTCCAGACGGTGAACGGCTGCTCCTCCTTTATGGAAAGTTCAGTGAACGCCCAATTCATTGTGTGCCAACTATGTGGCCCCTTTCTCATTGACACCTCTCCCTTAATGCAtgctttgagtgtgtgtgtgtatgtatttcaggcctgtgtgtgtaatTTAACAACACAGTGTGAAAATAAATTTCCCTCTAAAAAAGAATATGCATAATGTAACTTATTTGCTTCCCTTTAAATCAAACCGACTACTGAGCCATGTTCTGCTCACAACACTGACACTCTGCTTTCTATTCAGTTAATATACCCTCGCAAACAAGTCTCCATCTACCATCCGGTCATTTTTAACTATGCTAGCAGACCGAGGGATTGTAAAAAACAAATCGTTTATTTAACCCGTATgttgactttttaatttttgttttatatcagaaaatatgtgacgtagaaataagtgctgaaaatgaagaaaagaaaattttaCAACttaaacgttggaaaaagcaaaaacaaactgaaaaaatggTGTCAAATAACGTCAATTTTTTTGGGTTTtattcaaggttgacgggaagacaacacaacagGAAAAGCAGGTGCCAAATATCACATGGGCGTTGCATTTCTATCAGAGCCGGTCAtgttaaggcgctgacacactaacctGTCTGTTCGGACTCAATGACTAacctgattggtggagcgctaacccggaaatgtCGGGCGGGATGAGCgggactagagtctctcaaaatctgacaaaaatcttttaaactaagctttgtcaatctgaaatgaagacagattcagcaaccgcatggcctatttctctcttaaaatgttttcagaaacacgtttcggtgaactatttccgtaaaatatgagattgtattccggACGAGCCGCCATGATTGTCTGGTTTTGAAATTCCGGAGAAGCCAGACGCgttccaatcagctgctggttttcattttttgggcgacaatacagattagcgcagaacgtacgctcaagtcggcgtcgcttcggtgtgttccgaggcactttttggaccaactcggggaggcagtcagtccgactgccgagggtcggccgtcgggttggtgcgTCAGAGCCTTTAGAATTAAGTTTTATGGAACCTTTATGTAACCAAGACCTATATATGAATGACAAAAAGCCATCACTGGGGTTgcacaatatgtttttttaaataatcatcGCAACGTTAACTggcacaataaacacatcgcgaaaggctgggACATACCGCGAAAGACACTCAGGGATTCTTtgtgttgaaagaaaatatcagtaaaaACTGCACcataaaatgtaactgtcactttttttagcGGTGCCTTttgtattcaattcaatgttcaattctcttcaataaaagaatgtcggaaatgatttccttttattttgttgtattgtttgttgtCCAAATACAATTTGTTGAATttaagcagaatactgaaagcagcagaaatgcagaaccgAGCACACTTTATTATCAGTTTATTCATCGCaggtaatatcgttatcgcgatattcaagaGTTAGTATTTTCCTCATAGCGTGCGGCCCTAGCCGTCACTTCAACAGACAAATTACAGGTCTGAAAAGGGCTCAGGAGATAATGTTACGTTGGCAACCACAAAAAAAGCGAGGCTTTTAGAAATGTTCTCTGTAGTTTACTGTGACACGCCGTCAGGAGATGGGCCTGCTCCCActgtggttacactttactgtGGGCTGCTAGTGGAAATGcataaaaggagagagagagtacaCTATTTTGCCCAATACACAAATCTTCTGAGATGGTTTCTTACCTTTGATAACTGGGACACCGTCCCTGTCTGTCACCACAATAGCATGAAGGCCTTCAACACTGAAGGAGAACAGACAGTAGAATTTACAAAATGACTCTATGCAACACATTCAGGTTGGTTTTACTGCAGAACGTAGTTTTGCAGTTATACCATTGCATTCATCATACACACCTTTGCAACTGTTTGTACAGATACCTCTTCAAATCCTGCAAAGACAAATGTGTTGGTTAGACAAGGTTCTACATGAGCTTCACTAACCACCTCACTGACCGAGACACTTAATCTACGTGAGAGGGCAACTACGGCAGCCACAAGGGGAGACTGTTTGTACAGTATAGACGTAAGTTTGGCCAAACAGTCTTCTCAGTACGGGCCTCAAATCATTGGAACTGCCTTCCTATTGAACTCTATAGATGGATTAAAACTAAACTGCAATCATCAATAGCTGGTTTACCTCATCCTAGGTTAATGCCCTTCTTTGTATTGTACTTATTTATCTTTTTGTCCcaatctcttttctttcttaaattTGCTTCCTATCTTTCTTGCATTCTTTTTTATCAGTGTAATATGATGATGTGTTGACCTGCcaagggactacagatgaaaatttgCTTTTTTGCTAACTCTGGCACGTTTACATTATGAGTGTAAACTAAAAATGTCAATTGATGTGGATTGTCccttttaaaaaagacaaataaataagtCTCCACTGTGGTGTGGACCGAACCGCATTGGAAAACCCTGCCGTTTTAGCCGTGTTGCTTATAAGCTGTCATTAACATCTCACAAAATAGCGTAAGTCAGTGAATGCAGCACGCATAAAGCCCCATTTTACGCAACAACGAATTCACACATCTGTCGCTCTTTCTCTCGAGCTGTAACGTTACTGTATGTTCCCGACATGTAGTATGCACCACATATGCGACCTTTTGTTTATGATATAAATAACGCTATCGCGAAATAGGTTTcatgttttttctctctgtgctaGAGAAAGGCAGGGACTCTTGAACGAGCTGTAAGAGACATACAGGCTATACTTACATCAGCCATGGTGGCCAATGGTTTTCGTGTTATCCAGACCGCTCGCCAACTGTTGGGGAGAAAACTCTATTAGCTCTATTAAAAAGGTCCTCAGTCAGCGATGTAGCTAGAGTAACAGCAGCTTAGACCGTCTGTTAATATAACTGTGGGCTCTTAGAAGTGGAttaaagcatgctaacacgttagctagctagttaacaaGAAAACTGGCGAGATTTAGCTGGCTGTTGTAGTAAACGTTAAACTACCAACTGCTTAAGTTAACTTCTGCAtgctaaatacatttaaaatgacaaagtaaaaaggaataaaacattAAATGGGTTCACGTACCTTCTTCTACGAGCCTTTTGAATTGACTTCAACTTTACTGGACTGTAATGTCACACAGCAGCATCACATGACGgacttgttttgtttccggcGTTGTGTTGAGGAGAGTCAGCGCTGCGCTTCAACATCCATGCGCACTGCGCATGACGCATTGCGCACCGCCCGCAGGATTCAATATAGGTTCCCTCCAGCTGC
It contains:
- the lamtor3 gene encoding ragulator complex protein LAMTOR3 → MADDLKRYLYKQLQSVEGLHAIVVTDRDGVPVIKVANDNAPVHALRPGFLSTFALATDQGSKLGLSKNKSIICYYNTYQIVQFNRLPLVISFIASSNANTGLIMSLEKELAPLIEELRQVVEVT